A DNA window from Actinomadura coerulea contains the following coding sequences:
- a CDS encoding ATP-binding protein — MEITMDLVLPRDVASVPATRKLLDAALAALGVEGHIRDDIEMMLTEACTNVIKHAEHGADYTVRAMIQDLRCVIKVIDSGTGFDAARVPAPDPSAEQGRGLMIMRALADDVRFASFPEDGALVALEKRLAYGEDSLGGLLTAESEATVGDGFRLGSDELAARLFEMARAGDTQGLLSHVNDGVPVNLSDHRGETLLMHAACHGHVETVRALTLRGADPDRADDRGHRPLTGAVFKRETEVVRVLLEAGADPRAGSPSAADTARLVGDTELLAWFEGTAPPPA, encoded by the coding sequence GTGGAAATCACCATGGACCTCGTGCTTCCGCGCGACGTGGCGAGCGTTCCGGCGACGCGCAAGCTCCTGGACGCGGCACTGGCCGCGCTCGGTGTCGAGGGCCACATCCGCGACGACATCGAGATGATGCTGACCGAGGCGTGCACCAACGTGATCAAGCACGCCGAGCACGGGGCGGACTACACCGTACGGGCGATGATCCAGGACCTGCGCTGCGTGATCAAGGTGATCGACTCGGGCACGGGCTTCGACGCGGCGCGCGTCCCGGCCCCCGATCCGTCCGCCGAGCAGGGGCGCGGTCTGATGATCATGAGGGCGCTGGCCGACGACGTCCGGTTCGCCTCGTTCCCCGAGGACGGGGCACTGGTCGCACTGGAGAAGCGCCTGGCCTACGGCGAGGACAGCCTGGGCGGGCTCCTCACCGCCGAGAGCGAGGCCACCGTCGGGGACGGCTTCCGGCTCGGTTCGGACGAGCTCGCCGCCCGGCTGTTCGAGATGGCCCGGGCCGGCGACACCCAGGGGCTCCTCTCGCACGTGAACGACGGGGTGCCGGTGAACCTGTCCGACCACCGGGGCGAGACCCTGCTGATGCACGCGGCCTGCCACGGGCACGTGGAGACCGTCCGGGCGCTCACACTGCGGGGCGCCGACCCGGACCGGGCCGACGACCGCGGCCACCGTCCGCTGACGGGCGCGGTGTTCAAGCGGGAGACCGAGGTCGTGCGGGTCCTGCTGGAGGCGGGGGCCGACCCGCGGGCGGGGTCGCCGTCGGCCGCCGACACCGCGCGGCTGGTCGGCGACACCGAGCTGCTCGCGTGGTTCGAGGGGACCGCTCCCCCGCCCGCGTGA
- a CDS encoding MFS transporter yields MNSSARKWGTFAVCLLVALVPNIDLTALNQAVPHLSADLHPSGTQILWIADAYGFALAGLLITMGGVGDRIGHKKLLLTGTAVFAATSALTAYAPSAELLIAARALLGVAGATLMPSCLSLLRRAFTEPKERTMAVGAFSGVAGLAVGLGPVVGGALLDHFWWGSIFMINVPLMAVALVAGALVLPESRNPVPGRLDLVSVPLSVAGVVGVVYAIKEAAVHGLDEPAVYVSALAGALSLAAFLVRQGRVAEPLIDIRLFRDAAFSGSVGTNMFAMFTLVAQSLIFSLFFQLALGWSPLRAGLAGLPGAVGAMIGGAALAPPLINALGRARAVAAGMALSAGGFALYMAIGLHTSYWTMVPAMLLAGIGMGLAMTVTADTVLASVPKDRSGAASAISETATELGGALGMAVLGSVLNAVYRNVLDLPAGVPAPAASAARDSLGGALQAAANLPGALGGQVADAARGAFVDGMHAALTCSAGLALLVAVFALVTLRNVPKVISDAEEPELVSAR; encoded by the coding sequence ATGAACTCCTCCGCCCGCAAGTGGGGCACCTTCGCGGTCTGCCTGCTGGTCGCGCTGGTGCCGAACATCGACCTGACCGCGCTGAACCAGGCCGTCCCGCACCTGTCCGCCGACCTGCACCCCTCCGGCACGCAGATCCTGTGGATCGCCGACGCCTACGGGTTCGCGCTCGCCGGCCTGCTGATCACGATGGGCGGCGTCGGCGACCGCATCGGCCACAAGAAGCTCCTGTTGACCGGGACCGCGGTGTTCGCCGCCACGTCCGCCCTCACCGCCTACGCGCCGAGCGCGGAGCTGCTGATCGCGGCCCGCGCGCTGCTCGGGGTCGCGGGAGCGACGCTGATGCCGTCCTGCCTGTCGCTGCTGCGGCGCGCGTTCACCGAGCCGAAGGAGCGGACGATGGCGGTGGGCGCGTTCAGCGGCGTCGCCGGCCTCGCGGTCGGGCTCGGGCCCGTCGTCGGCGGCGCCCTGCTCGACCACTTCTGGTGGGGCTCCATCTTCATGATCAACGTGCCGTTGATGGCGGTGGCGCTCGTCGCCGGCGCGCTGGTGCTGCCCGAGTCCAGGAACCCCGTCCCGGGCCGCCTCGACCTGGTCAGCGTGCCGCTGTCGGTCGCCGGCGTCGTCGGCGTCGTGTACGCGATCAAGGAGGCCGCCGTGCACGGCCTGGACGAGCCCGCGGTGTACGTCTCGGCGCTGGCCGGCGCGCTCTCACTGGCGGCGTTCCTCGTCCGGCAGGGGCGGGTCGCCGAGCCGCTGATCGACATCCGGCTGTTCCGCGACGCCGCGTTCTCCGGGTCGGTCGGCACCAACATGTTCGCGATGTTCACCCTGGTCGCCCAGTCGCTGATCTTCTCGCTGTTCTTCCAGCTCGCGCTCGGCTGGTCGCCGCTGCGGGCGGGCCTGGCGGGCCTGCCCGGCGCCGTCGGCGCCATGATCGGCGGCGCCGCGCTCGCCCCGCCGCTCATCAACGCGCTCGGCCGCGCCCGCGCCGTGGCGGCGGGCATGGCGCTGTCGGCCGGCGGCTTCGCCCTCTACATGGCGATCGGCCTGCACACGTCCTACTGGACGATGGTCCCGGCGATGCTGCTGGCGGGCATCGGGATGGGGCTGGCGATGACGGTCACCGCCGACACCGTCCTCGCGTCGGTCCCGAAGGACCGCTCCGGCGCCGCGTCCGCGATCTCCGAGACGGCCACCGAGCTCGGCGGCGCGCTCGGCATGGCCGTCCTCGGCAGCGTGCTGAACGCGGTGTACCGGAACGTCCTGGACCTGCCCGCCGGCGTCCCGGCCCCGGCCGCGTCCGCCGCCCGCGACTCCCTCGGCGGCGCGCTCCAGGCCGCCGCGAACCTGCCCGGGGCGCTCGGCGGCCAGGTCGCCGACGCCGCCCGCGGCGCCTTCGTGGACGGCATGCACGCCGCCCTCACCTGCAGCGCCGGCCTCGCCCTGCTGGTCGCGGTCTTCGCCCTGGTCACCCTTCGCAACGTCCCCAAAGTCATTTCCGACGCCGAGGAGCCGGAGCTCGTCTCCGCCCGCTGA
- a CDS encoding lysophospholipid acyltransferase family protein, protein MDPERLIYPLMKHVVMGPAMRLAFLPSVSGLRHVPRMGPVILAANHLGFLDSFVLPLMVPRRVHFLGKHEYFTGAGLKGRATATFFRSVGAIAVDRSGGRAAFDALDTSAAVLESGGVFAIHPEGTRSPDGRLYRGRTGVARLAMRTGAPVVPVAIEGTDKVQPRGQAVPRPGRIGLRIGAPMDFRGRDRGVPRGRAAREITDEIMEAIQGLSGQEYVDDYAPRPAEPR, encoded by the coding sequence ATGGACCCCGAACGCCTGATCTATCCCCTCATGAAGCACGTGGTCATGGGACCCGCGATGCGCCTGGCCTTCCTGCCGAGCGTGAGCGGCCTGCGGCACGTCCCGCGGATGGGGCCGGTGATCCTCGCGGCGAACCACCTGGGGTTCCTGGACTCGTTCGTGCTGCCGCTGATGGTGCCGCGCCGGGTCCACTTCCTCGGCAAGCACGAGTACTTCACCGGGGCGGGTCTGAAGGGCCGCGCCACGGCGACGTTCTTCCGCAGCGTCGGCGCGATCGCGGTGGACCGGTCCGGGGGGCGGGCCGCGTTCGACGCGCTCGACACCTCGGCGGCGGTGCTGGAGAGCGGCGGGGTGTTCGCCATCCACCCCGAGGGCACGCGGTCGCCGGACGGGCGCCTCTACCGCGGCCGGACGGGCGTGGCGCGGCTGGCCATGCGGACCGGGGCGCCGGTCGTCCCGGTGGCGATCGAGGGCACCGACAAGGTGCAGCCGCGGGGGCAGGCCGTCCCGCGGCCGGGGCGGATCGGGCTGCGCATCGGCGCGCCGATGGACTTCCGGGGACGCGACCGGGGCGTCCCGCGCGGCCGGGCCGCCCGGGAGATCACCGACGAGATCATGGAGGCCATCCAGGGGTTGTCGGGCCAGGAGTACGTGGACGACTACGCGCCGAGGCCCGCCGAGCCGCGCTGA
- a CDS encoding SPFH domain-containing protein: MPVITREKGDGMKDAAAKVDMPRPKITEREAADRSGWGMLGVAVALVLAGAAAALGGVAAGGGAAIAAGATAGSLLALAGLILAGGLTPVAPGEARVLQLLGRYKGTVRNDGLRWVNPLTERRKVSTRIRNHETGLAKVNDLDGNPIEISAVVVWQVADTARAVFEVDDFVEFVAFQTEAAVRHIAGSFPYDAHDRTSLRDNADEITGQLSDELAQRVASAGVRIVESRITGLAYAPEIAQAMLRRQQAGAVVAARQRIVEGAVGMVQLALDRLDEENVVDLDEERKAAMVSNLLVVLCADRDAQPVLNTGSLYQ, translated from the coding sequence ATGCCAGTGATAACGCGGGAGAAGGGAGACGGGATGAAGGACGCGGCGGCGAAGGTGGACATGCCCCGGCCGAAGATCACCGAGCGGGAGGCGGCGGACCGGAGCGGGTGGGGGATGCTCGGGGTCGCGGTGGCGCTGGTCCTGGCGGGGGCGGCGGCGGCGCTCGGCGGGGTGGCGGCGGGCGGGGGCGCGGCGATCGCGGCCGGCGCGACGGCCGGGTCGCTGCTGGCGCTCGCCGGGCTGATCCTCGCCGGGGGGCTGACGCCGGTGGCGCCCGGCGAGGCGCGGGTGCTCCAGCTCCTCGGGCGGTACAAGGGGACCGTCCGCAACGACGGGCTGCGGTGGGTGAACCCGCTGACGGAGCGGCGCAAGGTCTCCACGCGGATCCGCAACCACGAGACCGGGCTGGCGAAGGTCAACGACCTGGACGGCAACCCGATCGAGATCTCGGCCGTGGTGGTGTGGCAGGTCGCCGACACCGCCCGGGCCGTGTTCGAGGTGGACGACTTCGTGGAGTTCGTGGCGTTCCAGACCGAGGCGGCCGTCCGGCACATCGCGGGCAGCTTCCCCTACGACGCCCATGACCGGACGTCGCTGCGCGACAACGCCGACGAGATCACCGGGCAGCTGTCGGACGAGCTGGCGCAGCGGGTGGCGTCCGCCGGGGTGAGGATCGTCGAGTCGCGGATCACCGGGCTGGCGTACGCGCCGGAGATCGCGCAGGCGATGCTGCGCCGCCAGCAGGCGGGCGCGGTGGTGGCGGCGCGGCAGCGGATCGTGGAGGGCGCGGTCGGCATGGTGCAGCTCGCCCTCGACCGGCTGGACGAGGAGAACGTGGTGGACCTGGACGAGGAGCGCAAGGCGGCGATGGTCAGCAACCTGCTGGTGGTGCTGTGCGCCGACCGCGACGCCCAGCCGGTGCTCAACACCGGCTCGCTCTACCAGTGA